Proteins encoded together in one Rossellomorea sp. y25 window:
- a CDS encoding YwmB family TATA-box binding protein yields MGRYFYIILIFFVGLGFLPVINGNNTIEANQLLDIEKLDQAIVHSQGQITEWSLYARENKKSFTNKGFAKYSTTMQERFSDFEWVTKKSAEEVMVVGQRQTSHGEETIKFQHTLTNKQSVSYVMYEMRGAQKALGEKTRHYIKTEFIPNMEIIFTNKPMIFSCIKGEFNDKLEKVLSNQAVELMSKLDAKELESLREEDFYSISAYSEQMSRKIPTKNDDMNIQLGLRKSGMGAKTTFVIGTPILTIEY; encoded by the coding sequence ATGGGTCGGTATTTTTACATTATTTTAATCTTTTTTGTTGGATTAGGTTTTCTTCCTGTTATTAATGGGAACAACACTATCGAAGCCAATCAATTATTAGACATTGAAAAGCTTGATCAAGCCATTGTTCATTCTCAAGGTCAGATAACTGAATGGTCTCTATATGCAAGAGAAAACAAAAAAAGCTTCACGAATAAAGGATTTGCCAAATATAGTACTACTATGCAAGAAAGATTTTCTGATTTTGAGTGGGTGACGAAAAAGTCAGCTGAAGAGGTAATGGTTGTGGGACAACGTCAGACGTCTCACGGGGAAGAAACCATTAAGTTCCAGCACACCCTCACAAACAAGCAATCTGTTTCGTATGTTATGTATGAGATGCGCGGTGCTCAGAAAGCGTTGGGAGAAAAGACGAGGCATTACATCAAGACTGAATTTATCCCAAATATGGAAATCATTTTTACTAATAAACCCATGATTTTCTCTTGTATAAAAGGCGAATTCAATGATAAGCTTGAGAAAGTTTTGTCGAATCAGGCTGTCGAATTAATGTCGAAATTAGACGCAAAAGAACTGGAATCACTTAGAGAAGAAGACTTTTATTCCATTTCAGCTTACTCGGAACAAATGTCACGGAAAATACCAACAAAAAATGATGATATGAATATACAACTAGGTCTACGGAAAAGCGGAATGGGCGCTAAGACAACCTTTGTGATTGGCACACCCATCCTAACGATTGAATATTAA
- a CDS encoding DUF1146 family protein, which translates to MVESFGQQALISMLVHLFVFGITFWSLQSIQLDKLLKKNRVAQGRLLYILLTIAIGSAVSQFLLDYYLWSQQLPVFFE; encoded by the coding sequence GTGGTAGAAAGCTTTGGCCAGCAGGCCCTGATCAGCATGCTCGTGCATCTATTCGTATTCGGGATCACATTTTGGTCTTTGCAATCCATCCAGTTAGACAAGCTCCTAAAGAAGAATCGAGTCGCTCAAGGGAGACTACTGTATATCCTACTAACGATCGCGATCGGCTCAGCCGTCAGCCAATTTTTACTGGATTACTATCTGTGGTCTCAACAATTGCCTGTTTTCTTTGAATGA
- a CDS encoding F0F1 ATP synthase subunit epsilon, whose translation MKTLKVNIVTPDGPVYDSEVEMVSTKAQSGELGILPGHIPMVAPLQIGAVRLKKGGNTELVAVSGGFLEVRPEQVTILAQSAETAEAIDVQRAKEAKGRAEDRMQAQRDDVDFRRAELALKRAMNRINVSERNF comes from the coding sequence ATGAAGACATTAAAAGTCAATATTGTCACTCCCGATGGCCCAGTGTACGATTCAGAAGTGGAAATGGTGAGCACGAAAGCTCAAAGCGGTGAGCTTGGAATCTTACCTGGACACATTCCGATGGTTGCTCCACTACAAATCGGTGCGGTTCGCCTGAAAAAAGGTGGCAACACTGAGCTTGTAGCTGTCAGTGGCGGATTCTTAGAAGTACGTCCTGAACAAGTGACAATTCTAGCACAGTCTGCTGAAACAGCAGAAGCTATCGATGTACAACGCGCTAAAGAAGCAAAAGGCCGCGCGGAAGACCGCATGCAGGCACAACGTGATGATGTAGACTTCCGTCGTGCTGAACTCGCTCTAAAGCGTGCCATGAACAGAATTAACGTTTCCGAACGTAACTTCTAA
- the atpD gene encoding F0F1 ATP synthase subunit beta codes for MNKGHVLQVMGPVVDVKFANGQLPDIYNSLKVQIADRAELTLEVALHLGDDSVRTIAMASTDGLQRGADVLDTGAPISVPVGDITLGRVFNVLGESIDLDEPLAAGIRRDPIHRQAPTFDQLSTEVEILETGIKVVDLLAPYIKGGKIGLFGGAGVGKTVLIQELINNIAQEHGGISVFAGVGERTREGNDLYHEMSDSGVIKKTAMVFGQMNEPPGARMRVALTGLTMAEYFRDEQGQDVLLFIDNIFRFTQAGSEVSALLGRMPSAVGYQPTLATEMGQLQERITSTNVGSVTSIQAIYVPADDYTDPAPATTFAHLDATTNLERKLSEMGIYPAVDPLASTSRALSPEIVGEEHYSIARNVQQTLQRYKELQDIIAILGMDELSDDDKLTVHRARRVQFFLSQNFHVAEQFTGQKGSYVEVKDTVKGFKDILDGKYDHIPEDAFRLVGPIEDVLAAAKEMGVEV; via the coding sequence ATGAACAAAGGACACGTTCTTCAAGTAATGGGTCCAGTTGTCGATGTCAAGTTCGCTAACGGCCAACTTCCTGATATCTACAACTCATTAAAGGTCCAAATTGCAGATAGAGCTGAACTTACATTAGAGGTTGCCCTTCACCTAGGTGATGATTCTGTACGTACAATCGCGATGGCTTCCACAGATGGTTTACAACGTGGAGCTGACGTGCTTGATACAGGAGCACCAATCTCTGTACCAGTAGGGGATATCACATTAGGTCGTGTATTCAACGTTCTAGGTGAATCAATCGATTTAGACGAGCCTCTTGCAGCAGGTATCCGTCGTGATCCAATTCATAGACAAGCACCTACATTTGATCAGCTTTCTACAGAAGTTGAGATTCTGGAAACAGGTATTAAAGTAGTAGACTTACTTGCACCTTACATCAAGGGTGGTAAGATCGGTCTATTCGGTGGTGCCGGTGTTGGTAAAACCGTATTAATCCAGGAGCTTATCAACAACATCGCTCAAGAGCACGGCGGTATCTCTGTATTTGCCGGTGTTGGAGAGCGTACTCGTGAAGGAAATGACCTTTACCACGAGATGAGCGACTCTGGCGTTATCAAGAAAACAGCGATGGTATTCGGACAAATGAACGAGCCGCCAGGTGCGCGTATGCGTGTAGCACTGACAGGTCTTACAATGGCTGAATACTTCCGTGATGAGCAAGGTCAAGACGTACTTCTGTTCATCGATAACATCTTCCGTTTCACGCAAGCAGGTTCAGAGGTTTCTGCCCTACTAGGCCGTATGCCATCTGCCGTTGGTTACCAGCCGACACTTGCTACTGAAATGGGTCAATTGCAAGAGCGTATCACGTCAACGAACGTAGGTTCTGTAACATCGATCCAAGCGATCTATGTACCTGCCGATGACTACACGGATCCGGCTCCTGCTACAACTTTCGCTCACTTGGATGCAACAACGAACCTTGAGCGTAAACTTTCTGAGATGGGTATCTATCCTGCGGTAGATCCATTAGCATCGACTTCACGTGCTCTTTCTCCAGAAATCGTAGGAGAAGAACACTACAGCATCGCTCGTAATGTTCAACAAACATTACAGCGTTATAAAGAACTTCAAGATATCATCGCGATCCTTGGTATGGATGAGCTTTCTGATGATGATAAGCTGACGGTACACCGCGCTCGTCGTGTACAATTCTTCTTATCTCAAAACTTCCACGTTGCAGAACAGTTCACTGGACAAAAAGGTTCTTACGTTGAAGTGAAAGACACTGTTAAAGGTTTCAAAGATATCCTTGACGGTAAATACGATCACATTCCTGAAGATGCGTTCCGTCTAGTAGGTCCGATTGAGGATGTATTAGCAGCAGCTAAAGAAATGGGCGTAGAGGTATAA
- a CDS encoding F0F1 ATP synthase subunit gamma, translating to MASLRDIKTRITSTKKTSQITKAMEMVSASKLNRAESNAKAFVPYMEKIQEVVASISLGSTDVTHPMLVSRPVKKTGYLVITSDRGLAGAYNSSVIRAVSNAIKERHSSQDEYAIIALGRIGRDFFQKRGDNVVEGIVGLPDQPNFADIKDIANKAVSMFSDGAYDELYMYYNHYVSAIQQDVTEKKVLPLTELDSSSSNLTSYEFEPNAEEILEVLLPQYAESLIYGALLDGKASEHAARMTAMRSATDNAKEIINSLTLSYNRARQAAITQEITEIVGGAAALE from the coding sequence GTGGCATCGTTACGCGACATAAAAACTCGTATTACATCTACGAAGAAAACCAGTCAAATTACGAAAGCAATGGAAATGGTCTCTGCCTCTAAATTGAACCGTGCTGAATCGAATGCGAAAGCCTTCGTCCCATACATGGAGAAAATTCAGGAAGTCGTTGCTTCCATTTCCCTTGGTAGCACAGATGTAACGCATCCGATGCTAGTCTCCCGCCCCGTAAAAAAAACCGGCTACTTGGTCATTACATCTGACCGCGGTTTGGCGGGGGCTTATAACTCGAGCGTCATTCGTGCTGTAAGTAATGCGATTAAAGAGCGTCACAGCTCACAAGATGAATACGCCATTATTGCGTTAGGTCGTATTGGAAGAGATTTCTTCCAAAAACGAGGCGATAATGTAGTGGAAGGTATTGTAGGGCTACCAGATCAACCAAACTTTGCAGACATTAAAGACATTGCCAACAAGGCAGTCAGTATGTTCTCTGATGGTGCTTATGATGAACTTTACATGTACTACAACCACTATGTCAGTGCCATTCAACAAGATGTTACCGAGAAGAAGGTTCTTCCTTTAACGGAGCTTGATTCTTCTTCATCGAACTTAACTTCTTATGAGTTTGAGCCTAATGCTGAAGAAATTTTGGAAGTGTTGCTTCCTCAATATGCTGAAAGCCTGATTTACGGAGCGTTACTTGATGGTAAAGCCAGTGAGCACGCGGCCCGTATGACAGCAATGAGAAGCGCAACAGACAATGCGAAAGAAATCATTAACAGCCTTACACTTTCTTATAACCGTGCGCGTCAAGCAGCGATTACCCAAGAAATCACGGAAATCGTAGGCGGGGCAGCAGCACTCGAATAG
- the atpA gene encoding F0F1 ATP synthase subunit alpha has translation MSIKAEEISALIKKQIENYQSEMKVSDVGTVIQIGDGIARAHGLDNVMAGELVEFSNGVMGMAQNLEENNVGIIILGPFTDIREGDEVRRTGRIMEVPVGQELVGRVVNSLGQPVDGLGPIATTKTRPIEGGAPGVMDRKSVHEPLQTGIKAIDALVPIGRGQRELIIGDRQTGKTSVAIDSILNQKGQDMICIYVAIGQKESTVRNAVETLRKHGALDYTIVVTASAASPAPMLFLAPYAGITMGEEFMHSGKHVLVVYDDLSKQASAYRELSLLLRRPPGREAFPGDVFYLHSRLLERAAKLSDAKGGGSITALPFVETQAGDISAYIPTNVISITDGQIFLQSDLFFSGVRPAINAGLSVSRVGGSAQIKAMKKVSGTLRLDLAAYRELEAFAQFGSDLDKATQAKLNRGARTVEVLKQDLNKPLNVEKQVMIFYSLTKGHLDDIPVTDIRRFEGEFLSWLDHNHTELLDHIRTTKGLPEDDAMVAAINEFKKTFVKSE, from the coding sequence ATGAGCATCAAGGCGGAAGAAATCAGCGCGCTGATAAAAAAGCAAATTGAAAACTATCAGTCTGAGATGAAAGTAAGCGATGTAGGTACAGTTATCCAAATCGGTGACGGTATCGCTCGTGCTCATGGCCTCGACAATGTCATGGCTGGAGAGCTTGTTGAATTTTCTAACGGTGTCATGGGTATGGCGCAGAACTTAGAGGAAAACAACGTAGGTATTATCATTCTCGGACCATTTACAGACATTCGTGAAGGCGATGAGGTTCGTCGTACTGGACGTATCATGGAAGTTCCAGTAGGACAGGAATTAGTAGGTCGTGTTGTAAACTCACTTGGACAACCAGTTGATGGATTAGGTCCAATTGCGACAACGAAAACACGTCCAATTGAAGGCGGGGCACCTGGTGTAATGGATCGTAAATCCGTACACGAGCCACTTCAAACTGGTATCAAAGCGATCGACGCTCTAGTTCCAATCGGTCGTGGTCAACGTGAGTTAATCATCGGAGACCGTCAAACAGGTAAAACATCTGTTGCGATCGATTCAATCCTAAATCAAAAAGGTCAAGACATGATCTGTATCTATGTTGCGATCGGACAAAAAGAATCAACTGTACGTAATGCGGTTGAAACGCTTCGTAAGCACGGTGCCCTTGATTACACAATCGTTGTAACGGCATCAGCTGCTTCACCAGCTCCAATGCTATTCTTAGCACCATACGCTGGTATCACAATGGGTGAAGAATTCATGCATAGCGGCAAGCACGTTCTTGTTGTATATGATGATCTTTCTAAGCAAGCATCTGCTTACCGTGAGCTTTCATTATTATTACGTCGTCCTCCAGGCCGTGAAGCTTTCCCTGGTGACGTATTCTACTTACACTCTCGTTTACTTGAGCGTGCTGCGAAATTAAGTGATGCAAAAGGTGGAGGTTCCATCACAGCATTACCTTTCGTTGAAACACAGGCAGGAGATATCTCCGCTTACATTCCAACAAACGTTATCTCCATCACTGACGGACAGATTTTCTTACAATCTGACCTATTCTTCTCCGGTGTTCGTCCGGCGATCAATGCAGGTCTTTCCGTATCACGTGTTGGTGGATCCGCACAAATCAAAGCGATGAAAAAGGTTTCAGGTACACTGCGTCTTGACTTAGCGGCATACCGTGAGCTTGAAGCATTTGCTCAGTTCGGGTCAGATCTTGATAAAGCGACACAAGCGAAACTGAACCGTGGAGCCCGTACTGTTGAAGTACTGAAGCAGGATCTTAACAAACCACTTAATGTTGAAAAACAAGTTATGATCTTCTATTCATTAACAAAAGGTCATTTAGATGATATTCCAGTAACAGATATTCGTCGTTTCGAAGGTGAATTCCTAAGCTGGTTAGATCACAACCATACAGAACTGTTAGACCATATCCGCACAACAAAAGGTCTTCCTGAAGACGATGCAATGGTTGCAGCGATCAACGAATTCAAGAAGACATTTGTAAAGTCTGAGTAA
- a CDS encoding F0F1 ATP synthase subunit delta, producing the protein MSYSTVAKRYALALFDIAKEQNQLEAIEQELRAVKSVFIQNKELSILLENPKFSTDKKKDMLKEAFSSVSVPVLNTLLLMTDRHREDQVVGVVDAFIELSNEARGIAEAKVYSVRALTEDEKTAISASFAKRIGKQSLRIENVIDENILGGLKVRIGNRIYDGTLAGKLDRLERELVR; encoded by the coding sequence ATGAGCTACTCTACAGTCGCAAAACGCTATGCGTTAGCTCTTTTCGATATTGCCAAAGAACAGAATCAATTAGAAGCGATTGAACAAGAGCTTCGTGCAGTGAAATCCGTTTTTATCCAAAATAAAGAATTAAGCATTCTTTTGGAAAATCCGAAGTTTTCGACGGATAAGAAGAAAGACATGTTGAAAGAAGCGTTCTCTTCTGTTTCTGTACCGGTATTGAATACACTGCTTCTTATGACTGATCGTCATCGTGAAGATCAGGTAGTGGGTGTTGTCGATGCATTCATCGAGCTTTCTAATGAAGCTAGAGGAATCGCAGAAGCAAAGGTGTATTCCGTACGTGCTTTAACAGAAGATGAGAAGACAGCAATCTCAGCTTCTTTTGCTAAGAGAATTGGTAAACAATCATTAAGAATTGAGAATGTGATAGACGAGAACATACTTGGCGGACTTAAGGTCCGTATCGGCAACCGTATTTATGACGGAACTCTTGCTGGCAAGTTGGATCGTCTTGAGCGTGAACTTGTTCGTTAA
- a CDS encoding F0F1 ATP synthase subunit B, producing MLTNAFVLGAGGGFTGGDIVFQLAMFLILLALLKKFAWGPLMGIMQERENHIAGEIEAAEQSRLEANKSLEEQRQLLKEARQEAQAMIENSKKQGDEQREQIIIAARQESERLKESAKREIETQKEQAMAALREQVASLSVLIASKVIEKELSVQDQQKLINDYIKEAGEER from the coding sequence GTGCTTACAAACGCATTTGTCCTTGGAGCTGGTGGCGGCTTTACAGGTGGAGATATCGTATTCCAGCTTGCTATGTTCCTTATCCTTCTTGCGTTATTGAAGAAGTTTGCTTGGGGTCCTTTGATGGGCATCATGCAAGAGCGTGAGAATCATATTGCAGGCGAAATAGAAGCGGCTGAACAAAGCCGTCTAGAAGCAAATAAGAGCTTGGAAGAACAGCGTCAACTTTTAAAAGAGGCTCGTCAAGAAGCGCAAGCGATGATCGAGAACTCTAAAAAGCAGGGCGATGAGCAACGTGAACAAATCATCATCGCGGCTCGTCAGGAATCTGAGCGCTTGAAAGAATCTGCGAAACGTGAAATCGAGACGCAGAAAGAACAAGCGATGGCAGCATTACGCGAGCAGGTTGCTTCACTATCTGTTCTGATTGCATCGAAAGTGATTGAAAAAGAACTTTCTGTTCAAGATCAACAGAAGCTGATCAACGATTATATTAAAGAGGCAGGAGAAGAGCGATGA
- the atpE gene encoding F0F1 ATP synthase subunit C, translating into MGLLAAAIAIGLAALGAGIGNGLIVSRTVEGMARQPEARGMLQTTMFIGVALVEAIPIIAVVIAFIVMGQ; encoded by the coding sequence ATGGGTCTTTTAGCAGCAGCAATTGCAATCGGTTTAGCAGCACTAGGTGCAGGTATTGGTAACGGTCTTATTGTTTCACGTACGGTAGAAGGTATGGCTCGTCAACCGGAAGCTCGTGGTATGCTTCAAACTACAATGTTCATCGGGGTTGCGTTAGTAGAGGCGATTCCTATCATCGCAGTAGTTATCGCATTCATCGTAATGGGTCAATAA
- the atpB gene encoding F0F1 ATP synthase subunit A, translating into MHHENPTAEFLGLTFNLANVLMITVASAVVFLIAVLSTRRLAMKPTGVQNFMEWVMDFVKNIVKSNMDWKTGGRFHLLGLTLLMYIFVSNMLGLPFSVVIDHELWWKSPTADPVITMTLAVMVVVLTHYYAIKMKGFGEYGKDFFRPMSFLFPLKIIEEFANTLTLGLRLYGNIYAGEILLTLLVGSLAHMGAAGLLGAIIPTIVWQGFSIFVGAIQSFIFVMLTMVYMAHKVSLDH; encoded by the coding sequence TTGCATCATGAAAATCCTACAGCCGAGTTTCTAGGGTTAACTTTTAACCTGGCGAACGTACTGATGATCACAGTGGCAAGTGCCGTTGTATTCCTCATCGCCGTTCTGTCAACTCGTAGACTGGCCATGAAACCGACCGGAGTGCAAAACTTTATGGAATGGGTCATGGACTTTGTCAAAAATATCGTGAAAAGTAATATGGATTGGAAAACAGGTGGTCGTTTCCATCTCCTTGGACTTACTTTACTCATGTACATTTTCGTATCAAACATGTTAGGGCTTCCGTTCTCGGTAGTCATTGACCACGAATTATGGTGGAAGTCACCAACAGCGGATCCAGTTATCACTATGACCCTGGCGGTTATGGTCGTTGTGTTAACACACTATTATGCAATCAAGATGAAGGGCTTCGGTGAATACGGTAAAGACTTCTTCAGACCTATGTCGTTCTTATTCCCGCTGAAGATTATTGAAGAGTTTGCCAACACACTAACGCTTGGTCTTCGTCTTTACGGTAACATTTACGCTGGGGAAATCCTGCTTACTTTACTGGTAGGAAGCCTGGCACACATGGGAGCAGCCGGATTACTGGGTGCCATTATCCCAACGATTGTATGGCAAGGTTTCTCAATCTTTGTCGGCGCAATCCAATCATTTATTTTTGTTATGTTAACGATGGTTTATATGGCTCACAAAGTCAGCCTTGACCATTAA
- a CDS encoding ATP synthase subunit I: protein MPELQQVFNRHRKYIFFLLSLYVLGWGFTSYQSIFLGLILGTGISLFSHWLIMRRTVRFGDAVEAGQKVRSLGTFSRMAGAAFAVIIATEYPEHFHLLSVIIGLMTIYVVIMIDYFIQQLKSHK from the coding sequence ATGCCAGAACTTCAGCAAGTGTTTAACAGGCATCGTAAGTACATATTTTTCCTCCTTTCCCTTTACGTCCTCGGTTGGGGTTTCACTTCCTATCAGTCTATTTTCCTTGGGCTTATTTTGGGGACAGGCATCAGTCTGTTTAGTCACTGGCTGATCATGAGGAGAACCGTGCGATTCGGTGATGCAGTAGAAGCTGGTCAAAAGGTTCGATCTTTAGGGACCTTCTCAAGGATGGCAGGTGCGGCCTTTGCAGTGATCATTGCAACGGAATACCCTGAGCACTTTCATCTCCTGAGCGTCATTATTGGATTAATGACAATTTATGTTGTCATTATGATAGATTATTTTATTCAGCAGCTTAAATCTCATAAATAG
- a CDS encoding AtpZ/AtpI family protein — protein sequence MRQNDRRPYQSMVLYSAILSQLVGSILIGIFGGRWLDGIWNTTPLFLIIGLLLGLATGIYTMLRTVQHFNSGD from the coding sequence ATGCGTCAAAATGATCGACGCCCGTATCAATCGATGGTCTTGTATTCTGCTATTCTTTCCCAGCTTGTTGGTTCTATTTTAATAGGGATCTTCGGCGGGAGATGGTTAGATGGAATATGGAACACCACACCACTTTTCTTAATTATTGGACTACTCCTTGGGCTCGCAACAGGAATCTACACCATGCTCCGTACAGTCCAACATTTCAATTCGGGAGATTAA
- the upp gene encoding uracil phosphoribosyltransferase, which produces MGKVYVFDHPLIQHKLTFIRDKQTGTKEFRELVDEVATLMAFEITRDLPLEDIDVETPVSNAKAKTLAGKKLGIVPILRAGLGMVDGILKLIPAAKVGHVGLYRDPETLKPIEYYVKLPSDVEERDFILVDPMLATGGSAVEAINSLKKRGAVSIKFMCLVACPEGVDAIKEAHPDVDIFIAALDEKLNEKGYIVPGLGDAGDRLYGTK; this is translated from the coding sequence GTGGGCAAAGTATATGTATTTGATCATCCGTTAATCCAACACAAATTAACGTTTATTCGTGATAAACAAACAGGTACGAAGGAATTTCGTGAGCTTGTTGATGAAGTGGCGACACTAATGGCGTTTGAAATCACACGCGATTTACCGTTAGAGGATATTGATGTAGAAACACCGGTAAGCAACGCAAAGGCCAAAACACTTGCAGGTAAAAAATTAGGGATCGTTCCTATTCTGCGAGCAGGATTAGGAATGGTTGACGGAATTCTTAAACTGATCCCGGCTGCAAAAGTAGGACACGTTGGTTTATATCGTGACCCTGAGACTCTTAAACCGATTGAATATTACGTAAAGCTTCCAAGTGATGTGGAAGAGCGTGACTTCATCCTGGTCGATCCGATGCTTGCAACAGGTGGATCTGCTGTTGAAGCCATCAACTCATTAAAGAAACGCGGCGCGGTAAGCATCAAGTTCATGTGCCTTGTTGCCTGTCCTGAAGGGGTGGACGCAATCAAGGAAGCGCATCCTGACGTTGATATCTTCATCGCTGCTCTTGATGAGAAGCTGAATGAAAAAGGATACATCGTTCCTGGTTTAGGGGACGCGGGAGATCGTTTATACGGTACAAAATAA
- the glyA gene encoding serine hydroxymethyltransferase gives MSKIAKQDPEIYAAIQDELERQRTKIELIASENFVSEAVMEAQGSVLTNKYAEGYPGRRYYGGCEHVDVAENLARDRAKELFGAEHVNVQPHSGAQANMAVYFTILEQGDTVLGMNLSHGGHLTHGSAVNFSGIQYNFVEYGVDEEKHLINYEDVRQKALEHKPKLIVAGASAYPRAIDFAKFREIADEVGAYLMVDMAHIAGLVAAGLHQNPVPYADFVTTTTHKTLRGPRGGMILCREEFAKKIDKSIFPGIQGGPLMHVISAKAVAFGEALKDSFKEYAQNIIDNANRLGEGLVKEGINLVSGGSDNHLLLIDLRSLGLTGKIAEKVLDEIGITVNKNTIPFDPESPFVTSGVRIGTAAVTSRGFGLEDMDEIASIMALTLKNHEDEAKLEEARKRVIDLTSKFELYPER, from the coding sequence ATGAGTAAGATTGCCAAGCAAGATCCGGAAATTTATGCAGCGATTCAAGATGAATTAGAGCGTCAACGAACAAAAATTGAGTTAATTGCATCTGAAAACTTTGTCAGTGAAGCGGTTATGGAAGCACAAGGCTCCGTTCTGACAAATAAGTATGCAGAGGGGTACCCAGGTCGTCGCTATTATGGTGGCTGTGAGCATGTCGATGTAGCTGAGAATCTGGCTCGCGATCGTGCGAAGGAACTATTTGGAGCAGAACATGTAAACGTTCAGCCTCACTCAGGAGCACAAGCCAATATGGCAGTCTACTTCACAATCCTTGAACAAGGTGACACAGTTCTTGGAATGAACTTATCTCATGGTGGACATCTGACTCACGGAAGTGCCGTCAACTTCAGTGGAATTCAATATAATTTCGTAGAGTATGGTGTGGATGAAGAAAAGCACCTGATCAATTACGAAGATGTTAGACAAAAAGCGTTAGAGCACAAGCCAAAGCTGATCGTAGCTGGAGCAAGTGCATACCCAAGAGCGATCGATTTCGCAAAATTCCGTGAAATCGCTGACGAAGTGGGAGCATACTTAATGGTGGATATGGCTCACATCGCCGGTCTTGTAGCGGCTGGCCTTCACCAGAACCCGGTTCCTTATGCAGACTTCGTGACAACAACGACTCACAAAACATTGCGCGGACCTCGTGGCGGAATGATCCTATGCAGAGAAGAATTTGCAAAGAAAATAGACAAGTCTATCTTCCCTGGCATTCAAGGTGGACCACTTATGCACGTGATCTCAGCTAAAGCTGTTGCATTCGGTGAAGCTCTGAAGGATTCGTTTAAAGAATACGCACAGAACATCATCGACAATGCCAACCGTTTAGGTGAAGGACTTGTTAAAGAAGGAATCAACCTTGTATCCGGTGGATCAGACAACCATCTACTACTGATCGACCTGCGTTCACTTGGACTGACTGGTAAAATCGCAGAGAAAGTCCTGGATGAAATCGGCATCACCGTCAACAAAAACACGATCCCATTCGATCCGGAAAGCCCATTCGTTACAAGCGGTGTCCGTATCGGAACAGCTGCTGTTACGTCAAGAGGATTCGGGCTTGAGGACATGGACGAAATTGCTTCCATCATGGCACTGACTCTTAAGAACCATGAAGACGAGGCAAAATTGGAAGAAGCACGCAAACGCGTCATCGACCTGACAAGCAAATTCGAATTATATCCAGAAAGATAA
- a CDS encoding TIGR01440 family protein — MEITQLKEELQTILGDFSEQVHMKKGQVFVVGCSTSEVMGERIGTSGTIEVAEMIYAELKGWADSIGVSLAFQCCEHLNRALVLERDAAERKGLEEVTVIPVRKAGGAMATQAYHSFEDPVMVEHIQGDAGIDIGDTFIGMHLKHVAVPIRVSQKNLGEAHVTLAKTRPKLIGGIRAVYE; from the coding sequence ATGGAAATCACTCAATTAAAGGAAGAGTTACAAACGATCCTGGGAGATTTCAGCGAACAGGTTCACATGAAAAAAGGACAAGTGTTTGTTGTCGGCTGTTCCACATCAGAAGTGATGGGGGAGCGGATCGGGACATCAGGAACGATTGAAGTAGCAGAAATGATTTATGCTGAACTAAAAGGATGGGCCGATTCCATTGGCGTTTCACTGGCTTTTCAATGCTGTGAGCATCTAAACCGGGCGCTCGTTTTGGAGAGAGACGCTGCAGAAAGAAAAGGTCTGGAGGAGGTTACGGTCATTCCTGTGCGAAAAGCAGGTGGAGCGATGGCGACCCAAGCATATCACTCCTTTGAAGATCCTGTCATGGTAGAGCATATACAAGGCGACGCCGGCATCGACATCGGAGATACCTTTATCGGCATGCACCTGAAACACGTAGCCGTCCCCATCCGGGTATCACAGAAAAACCTCGGCGAAGCCCACGTCACACTCGCCAAAACCAGACCCAAACTCATAGGCGGAATCAGAGCCGTATACGAATAA